The genomic interval ATCCTCGCAGTGCTGGCGCACCGCCGCCCCGTCGAAGGCCAGCACCTCGGTCGGCGCCACCGCGCGTGCCTGGAAATGCCACCGATACGGCGGAATCAGCCACGACCACCCGAGCACCGAACCCGCCGCAAGCTCCTCCAGCATCAAAGGCGGCCCCGATATCGCACCGATCTCCACCGTGATGCCGCCCGAAAGCAACAGATAGAACGCATCCGCCGGCGCACCGTGCGTGAACACCGCCTCCTGGTCCGAGAAAGTCGCGCGCCGCGCGCACGATGCCAGGAACGTCACCGCATCGGTGCCCAGCCCGTCGAAGAACGGCGCATCCGCAATCACCTGCTCAATGTCCTGCCGGCTCATGGCGCTTCCATCCGCATGTACGAGCCGGTAGCGTAGCGAGCAGGACCTTGCTGGGCGATGACCTGTGTCAGGACGCGGACCCTTGGGAGCTGCCGGCTGCTTTCAGCCCGAAGTGGACATTCAGACTTGCGGCGCGCCCTGTTGCCCTAGTGTCGCTTATTTCAATTTCCAAAAGAACTCGTGCGCCAACGGTGACCCAGATTCTCGTGGATTTATAAAGCGCGCATTATGATTGAATAATGATGCGTCCGACCTAATTACCGTTATGCGTATTGAGGCCAAATGTGAGTAAGGCGGTCAATCAGCATTGGGTGCCCCAATTCTACCTTCGAGAATTTTCTACTCCTGAAACGATGGAGTCCGATACACCCCAGGCCTGGATATTTTCCAAGCGGGATCAAGATGGCGAAGAGAAGCTAACAAGCATTCGTAACATTTGTGCCAAACGCTACTTGTACTCTCCGAAAGAAATATCCGGAAGCCGAAGCTGGTATACCGATGACCGGCTTCAAGAAATTGAATCCCTGTTGGCCCCAACTTGGCGCGCCGTTGCTCACGACATGGTCGATTTGTCCTGGGAACCAATTCGCAAGGGTCTCGCATTATTTATTGCAACAACACATGTTCGTCACCCCGACAACGTGAAGTTGGTTAAATCAATCCACCGAAAACTAGTGGAAAGTGCTGATGCTCTTCCCAAAAGGCCCGATGGAACGCCCGACGTTGACAGGATCATTCTTGGCGGCGTGGAGCACAAGGTAGATACATCCAATTGGCACTCCTACACCGAATGGAACGACGATGATCACCATCGCTTCTTTGTTGAGACTATTCGTTCAGAGTCTGCATATCTTGCGAATATGCTCTTGAAGAAGAGATGGTCAGTTGTAGTTACAGAGGAAAGCCATTTCATCACCTCGGACAGACCTGTCGCGCTTCAACATCAAACCCAGCAAAAATTTGGAGTAGGCACGCCGGACGTGATTGTCAGTTTCCCGTTGTCACCAACTCGAATCTTGATCATGGATGACCGACATGAAGAGCAAGAAAATCAGTATTATTCGGTTAAAGCGAAAGATGTGGGAGCATTTAATTACAGTATCTGGCGGGAAGGCTCCCGGTTTATGGTCACAGGCCGTCCGGTACTTGAAGTTCTTGCTCAGATTACAGGGTGGGCGGAACGTGAAGGATTCGCATAAAAAATCGCTCCAGATGAAGTTTGACCCGCCAGCCACTTTTGCTGCCGCAAAAGCGGGCTTCGCCTCAAACGCACCTAAGTTCAGGCGTTAGATCGATCGCGAACCCATGTAGGATTTGTCGAGACTCCAAGATGAAGATTGAATCAATTACCGTGGCGGGATTTAGAGGGTATAATGAAAGGATCGAGATTCCGATACCGAACCTTTGCGTATTCGTGGGGCCGAACGACATCGGGAAGTCTACGATCCTCGAAGCCTTAGACATCTTTTTTAACGATGGGAAGGGGTGCGTAAAGCTCGACAAGGACGACATCAACAAAACCGAACTTGCCGAAGGTCGAACTGAGATCGAGATAGGGGTCGAATTCTCGGATCTCCCCGGCGAAATCGTGATCGATGCCACAAACAAAACGACCCTTCGTGGCGAGTATCTACTAACCGAAAATGGAACGCTCAAGGTGGTTAAGCGGTACGTGAATGC from Algiphilus sp. carries:
- a CDS encoding cyclic nucleotide-binding domain-containing protein; its protein translation is MSRQDIEQVIADAPFFDGLGTDAVTFLASCARRATFSDQEAVFTHGAPADAFYLLLSGGITVEIGAISGPPLMLEELAAGSVLGWSWLIPPYRWHFQARAVAPTEVLAFDGAAVRQHCEDDPKFGLALFKRFSGLMSERMEHARRTMMESWNPPGFA
- a CDS encoding AAA family ATPase; the protein is MKIESITVAGFRGYNERIEIPIPNLCVFVGPNDIGKSTILEALDIFFNDGKGCVKLDKDDINKTELAEGRTEIEIGVEFSDLPGEIVIDATNKTTLRGEYLLTENGTLKVVKRYVNAGKPKVLIRAMHPVNPECQDLLLKKHTELKRLLDDLGLECSDKSKSADIRKSIWDGLDSKTKC
- a CDS encoding DUF4238 domain-containing protein yields the protein MSKAVNQHWVPQFYLREFSTPETMESDTPQAWIFSKRDQDGEEKLTSIRNICAKRYLYSPKEISGSRSWYTDDRLQEIESLLAPTWRAVAHDMVDLSWEPIRKGLALFIATTHVRHPDNVKLVKSIHRKLVESADALPKRPDGTPDVDRIILGGVEHKVDTSNWHSYTEWNDDDHHRFFVETIRSESAYLANMLLKKRWSVVVTEESHFITSDRPVALQHQTQQKFGVGTPDVIVSFPLSPTRILIMDDRHEEQENQYYSVKAKDVGAFNYSIWREGSRFMVTGRPVLEVLAQITGWAEREGFA